One segment of Patulibacter sp. SYSU D01012 DNA contains the following:
- the flgK gene encoding flagellar hook-associated protein FlgK, protein MPISSFSGIETALRGLLAQQRAIEVTGHNIANESTPGYSRQRANLQASTPLIGGPWGSTSAYAQLGTGVDVTGIDRLRDRFADVQLRAQTTKLGEASTLSGLYEQVELSIAEPGDKGVAAQLGRLWSAWNDVANSPTSTAGRQVLLDAIRTTADRFATVDAQLATVQKQAAEEYESRISETGPIRQAVQEIAELNAAIGSAAARGEGANDLEDRRDLLLDQLSGFAQVRIEPTLDGSGQPVAGKVDVYLGSDTTPVVAGDQPRQPWNLAFGLGGPGSGSLGALASMASATGPIASYRQQLADAANGLADAVNALHVAAGGPPIFEKSTAPIVEGVARRPLESGTGIDPAKGGSLSAFVAGTAGGNEVATKIAALRNGPSDQAYRALVGTIGSNVADVRRQEATAQSLTDALQDRRDSISGVSSDEEMANLVRFQRGYQAAARTLTTVDELLDQLINRTGRVGL, encoded by the coding sequence ATGCCCATCTCCTCCTTCTCCGGGATCGAGACCGCGCTGCGGGGCCTGCTGGCCCAGCAGCGCGCGATCGAGGTCACCGGCCACAACATCGCGAACGAGTCGACGCCCGGCTACTCGCGCCAGCGCGCCAACCTGCAGGCGTCGACGCCGCTCATCGGCGGCCCGTGGGGCTCGACCTCCGCCTACGCCCAGCTCGGCACCGGCGTCGACGTCACCGGCATCGACCGGCTGCGCGACCGCTTCGCCGACGTGCAGCTGCGCGCCCAGACCACCAAGCTCGGCGAGGCCTCGACGCTGAGCGGGCTGTACGAGCAGGTCGAGCTGTCGATCGCCGAGCCCGGCGACAAGGGCGTCGCCGCCCAGCTCGGGCGGCTGTGGAGCGCGTGGAACGACGTGGCCAACAGCCCGACGTCCACCGCCGGCCGCCAGGTGCTCCTCGACGCGATCCGCACCACCGCGGACCGCTTCGCCACCGTCGACGCGCAGCTCGCCACCGTCCAGAAGCAGGCCGCGGAGGAGTACGAGTCGCGGATCTCCGAGACCGGGCCGATCCGCCAGGCGGTCCAGGAGATCGCCGAGCTCAACGCCGCGATCGGCAGCGCCGCCGCCCGCGGCGAGGGCGCCAACGACCTCGAGGACCGCCGCGACCTGCTGCTCGACCAGCTGTCGGGCTTCGCGCAGGTCCGCATCGAGCCGACCCTCGACGGCAGCGGCCAGCCGGTCGCGGGCAAGGTCGACGTCTACCTGGGGTCCGACACCACCCCGGTCGTCGCCGGCGACCAGCCGCGCCAGCCGTGGAACCTGGCGTTCGGCCTGGGCGGCCCGGGCTCCGGCTCGCTCGGCGCGCTCGCCTCGATGGCGTCCGCGACCGGCCCGATCGCGAGCTACCGCCAGCAGCTCGCCGACGCGGCCAACGGCCTGGCGGACGCGGTCAACGCGCTGCACGTCGCCGCCGGCGGCCCGCCGATCTTCGAGAAGAGCACCGCCCCCATCGTCGAGGGCGTCGCCCGGCGGCCGCTCGAGTCGGGCACCGGGATCGATCCCGCCAAGGGCGGCTCGCTCTCGGCGTTCGTCGCCGGGACCGCCGGCGGCAACGAGGTGGCGACGAAGATCGCCGCGCTGCGCAACGGCCCGTCGGACCAGGCGTACCGCGCGCTCGTCGGCACGATCGGCTCGAACGTCGCCGACGTGCGTCGCCAGGAGGCGACGGCGCAGAGCCTCACCGACGCGCTGCAGGACCGTCGCGACTCCATCTCGGGCGTGTCGTCCGACGAGGAGATGGCCAACCTCGTCCGCTTCCAGCGCGGCTACCAGGCCGCCGCCCGCACCCTGACCACCGTCGACGAGCTGCTCGACCAGCTCATCAACCGCACCGGCCGCGTCGGCCTGTAG
- the flgL gene encoding flagellar hook-associated protein FlgL: protein MTSRITNSMLSRTVLSDLQGSQNRLSRTYQTLSSGMRITRPSDDPYGAARAMDLRGELSQIAQFRRNVDDGQGWQETTDAALRGIADLVQRARTLLVGAGNDVGGQTAREPVAAELEQLIRSVKTTANTTYAGTYVFAGTSTTSKPYDVDGPDAYLGNGGSVVRTIAEGVDMKLNVDLAGRVLGNGTGSGDGKLLDTLRTIVAHLKGGTAADANALRTTDLAAMQQQLESLSAVRAEVGASVNRMSAAEERLQALEETVTGARSKVEEADAASTMVSYATQQAAYQASLKAGASIVQSSLIDFLR from the coding sequence ATGACCTCGCGCATCACCAACTCCATGCTCAGCCGCACCGTGCTGAGCGACCTGCAGGGCAGCCAGAACCGCCTGAGCCGCACGTACCAGACGCTGTCGTCCGGCATGCGCATCACGCGTCCGTCCGACGACCCGTACGGCGCGGCGCGCGCGATGGACCTGCGCGGCGAGCTGTCGCAGATCGCCCAGTTCCGGCGCAACGTCGACGACGGCCAGGGCTGGCAGGAGACGACGGACGCCGCGCTGCGCGGCATCGCCGACCTGGTCCAGCGCGCCCGCACGCTCCTCGTCGGCGCCGGCAACGACGTCGGCGGCCAGACGGCCCGCGAGCCGGTCGCCGCCGAGCTCGAGCAGCTCATCCGCTCCGTGAAGACGACGGCGAACACCACCTACGCCGGCACGTACGTCTTCGCGGGCACGAGCACGACGAGCAAGCCCTACGACGTCGACGGCCCCGACGCCTACCTGGGCAACGGCGGGTCCGTCGTGCGCACCATCGCCGAGGGCGTCGACATGAAGCTCAACGTCGACCTGGCGGGCCGCGTGCTCGGCAACGGCACGGGCTCGGGCGACGGCAAGCTCCTCGACACGCTGCGCACGATCGTCGCCCACCTCAAGGGCGGGACGGCCGCGGACGCCAACGCGCTGCGCACCACCGACCTGGCCGCGATGCAGCAGCAGCTCGAGTCGCTGTCGGCGGTCCGCGCCGAGGTCGGCGCGTCCGTCAACCGCATGTCGGCGGCCGAGGAGCGCCTGCAGGCCCTCGAGGAGACGGTGACGGGTGCGCGGTCGAAGGTGGAAGAGGCCGACGCCGCCAGTACGATGGTCTCCTACGCCACCCAGCAGGCCGCCTACCAGGCGTCCCTGAAGGCCGGCGCGAGCATCGTCCAGTCGTCGCTCATCGACTTCCTCCGTTGA
- the fliW gene encoding flagellar assembly protein FliW produces MPIALHSTRFGDLEIADADALDFPEGLVGLPGSRYALVSPGGEDHAFRWLQSLEDPELALPVTRPERFFPAYDVVLDDGDVPADGPTEQAEVWVVVRATERLEDFTVNLRAPLLLEGGRGWQVLNRAPGAELRTPLFGAQEATAAC; encoded by the coding sequence ATGCCGATCGCCCTCCACAGCACCCGCTTCGGCGACCTCGAGATCGCCGACGCCGACGCGCTCGACTTCCCCGAGGGCCTCGTCGGCCTGCCGGGGTCGCGCTACGCGCTCGTGTCGCCCGGCGGCGAGGACCACGCCTTCCGCTGGCTCCAGTCCCTCGAGGACCCCGAGCTGGCGCTGCCGGTCACCCGCCCCGAGCGCTTCTTCCCCGCCTACGACGTCGTCCTCGACGACGGCGACGTCCCGGCCGACGGCCCGACGGAGCAGGCCGAGGTCTGGGTCGTCGTCCGCGCGACGGAGCGGCTGGAGGACTTCACCGTCAACCTGCGCGCGCCGCTGCTGCTCGAGGGCGGCCGCGGCTGGCAGGTGCTCAACCGCGCCCCGGGCGCCGAGCTGCGCACGCCGCTGTTCGGCGCGCAGGAGGCCACGGCCGCGTGCTGA
- the csrA gene encoding carbon storage regulator CsrA: MLIISRKPGEKVLIGDDIVVTVVEVAGGAIRLGIDAPRELAVYREELWASIRDENRAAAAPGAPVVLPDVPGTPGAPGGTA; the protein is encoded by the coding sequence GTGCTGATCATCAGCCGCAAGCCGGGCGAGAAGGTCCTGATCGGGGACGACATCGTCGTCACCGTCGTCGAGGTCGCCGGCGGCGCCATCCGCCTGGGCATCGACGCCCCGCGCGAGCTCGCGGTCTACCGCGAGGAGCTGTGGGCGTCGATCCGCGACGAGAACCGGGCGGCCGCGGCCCCCGGCGCGCCCGTCGTGCTCCCCGACGTGCCCGGCACCCCGGGCGCGCCGGGCGGCACCGCCTGA
- a CDS encoding alkene reductase yields the protein MTDDPFDVLRAPLRLGALALPHRLVMAPLTRNRADEDGRPNALMAEYYGQRAGSAALIDSEATWVAQTGKPYPRTPGIATDDQRDGWREVTDAVHARGGRIVAQLWHGGRVAHPDTTGEQAVAPSAVPFERLTLVTPHEAQASIPVARPLATDELPGIVAQFADAARRALDAGFDGVEVHAANGYLLHQFLADGTNRREDAYGGSPENRARLVLEVVRAVVDAVGAERTGIRLSPGGHPGHEVTESDDGATYRVLAAGLRPLGLAFVHVLAEDPAAAVVAEIRAGVGAPFLLNTGFAHVTERDEAIALVADGLADAAVVGRGFIANPDLYERWSTGAAENALRPEGLYSGGPEGYVDYPSLTAETALGTS from the coding sequence ATGACCGACGACCCGTTCGACGTCCTTCGCGCGCCCCTCCGGCTCGGCGCGCTCGCGCTGCCGCACCGCCTGGTCATGGCGCCCCTGACGCGCAACCGCGCCGACGAGGACGGCCGGCCGAACGCGCTGATGGCCGAGTACTACGGCCAGCGCGCCGGATCGGCCGCGCTCATCGACTCCGAGGCCACCTGGGTGGCGCAGACGGGCAAGCCGTACCCGCGCACGCCCGGCATCGCGACCGACGACCAGCGCGACGGCTGGCGCGAGGTCACCGACGCGGTCCACGCGCGCGGCGGCCGGATCGTCGCCCAGCTGTGGCACGGCGGCCGCGTGGCGCACCCCGACACGACGGGCGAGCAGGCCGTCGCCCCGTCGGCCGTGCCGTTCGAGCGCCTGACGCTCGTCACGCCGCACGAGGCGCAGGCGTCGATCCCGGTCGCCCGTCCGCTGGCGACGGACGAGCTGCCCGGGATCGTGGCGCAGTTCGCCGACGCCGCCCGCCGCGCGCTCGACGCGGGCTTCGACGGCGTCGAGGTCCACGCCGCCAACGGCTACCTGCTGCACCAGTTCCTGGCCGACGGCACGAACCGCCGCGAGGACGCCTACGGGGGCAGCCCCGAGAACCGCGCCCGCCTGGTCCTCGAGGTGGTCCGCGCCGTCGTCGACGCGGTGGGGGCCGAGCGCACCGGCATCCGGCTGTCGCCCGGCGGGCACCCCGGCCACGAGGTGACGGAGTCCGACGACGGCGCGACGTACCGCGTGCTGGCGGCGGGCCTGCGGCCGCTGGGCCTCGCGTTCGTGCACGTCCTGGCCGAGGACCCGGCCGCCGCGGTCGTCGCCGAGATCCGCGCGGGCGTCGGCGCGCCCTTCCTGCTCAACACCGGCTTCGCCCACGTCACGGAGCGCGACGAGGCGATCGCGCTCGTGGCGGACGGTCTGGCGGACGCGGCGGTCGTCGGCCGCGGCTTCATCGCCAACCCGGACCTGTACGAGCGCTGGTCCACGGGGGCCGCCGAGAACGCGCTGCGCCCCGAGGGGCTGTACAGCGGGGGGCCGGAGGGCTACGTGGACTACCCGAGCCTGACGGCCGAGACGGCGCTCGGCACGTCCTGA
- a CDS encoding PAS domain-containing protein, translating into MTADLRPPSPPPPPAAPPDEPAAPVGDPDCALLLDPCRRILWCSPALGAALGRDPDEMVGLRGTELLHPDDRRLDDELFAGLVEGTIPRFRLRKRFLTGRSGVLWATTCFCACPDADGVRVLVRITPDDRAVRPSIRPVAPAGAAAAPPAGAPPIRDAARFREALALRLARCTVDGTAAELLVLGIGGEPGLPPTGADDRLLQAAVRDALSPSCVAGHLAPGRVAVLRTDPDPAATREAVAAVVLGTARAHRAGGTPTARPRVTAASCRLDRHTPGPRAALDAALRALDRARTDGDAHRVVPPWPPA; encoded by the coding sequence GTGACCGCTGACCTTCGCCCGCCTTCGCCTCCGCCACCACCCGCAGCCCCGCCCGACGAGCCCGCCGCACCGGTCGGCGACCCCGACTGCGCCCTGCTGCTCGACCCGTGCCGGCGGATCCTGTGGTGCAGCCCGGCGCTCGGCGCCGCGCTGGGCCGCGACCCTGACGAGATGGTGGGTTTGCGCGGCACCGAGCTGCTGCACCCCGACGACCGACGCCTGGACGACGAGCTGTTCGCGGGGCTCGTGGAGGGCACGATCCCGCGCTTCCGCCTGCGCAAGCGGTTCCTGACCGGCCGCTCCGGCGTGCTCTGGGCGACGACCTGCTTCTGCGCGTGCCCGGACGCCGACGGGGTGCGCGTGCTCGTGCGCATCACGCCCGACGACCGGGCCGTCCGGCCGTCGATCCGGCCCGTGGCCCCGGCCGGCGCCGCCGCGGCGCCCCCGGCCGGCGCGCCGCCGATCCGCGACGCCGCGCGCTTCCGCGAGGCGCTCGCGCTGCGGCTGGCCCGCTGCACCGTCGACGGCACCGCCGCCGAGCTGCTCGTGCTCGGGATCGGGGGCGAGCCGGGCCTGCCCCCGACGGGCGCCGACGACCGGCTGCTGCAGGCGGCCGTGCGCGACGCGCTCTCGCCCTCGTGCGTCGCCGGCCACCTCGCCCCCGGTCGCGTCGCCGTCCTGCGCACCGATCCCGATCCGGCGGCCACCCGCGAGGCGGTCGCGGCCGTCGTCCTGGGGACGGCGCGGGCGCACCGCGCCGGCGGGACCCCGACCGCCAGGCCGCGGGTGACGGCCGCGAGCTGCCGGCTGGACCGGCACACCCCGGGCCCGAGGGCCGCGCTCGACGCCGCCCTGCGCGCGCTCGACCGGGCGCGGACGGACGGCGACGCGCACCGCGTCGTGCCCCCGTGGCCCCCGGCGTGA